A window of the Bacteroides thetaiotaomicron VPI-5482 genome harbors these coding sequences:
- a CDS encoding DUF5123 domain-containing protein: MKKYIITAFAFITLLTGSVTFTACEDIDDIKELNLDRLLSPTNLTARVRDKVNIELTWDEMDRAQSYVIEVFKEDPDFTGTAISTLESEKATYTVTGLEGETSYSIRVKSVAEGITDSKWVSATRSTDAEQILLEVAEEDLTASEVTLRWPAGQVATEIIITPNDVAAHRVTSDEIAAGAATIKNLKSETTYTATLKNGDKTRGTMVFTTLINLDGALPAYPGDNLATIIATAEANATIVLLPKDDNNSFIYTDESGTAKTLEIELTKDVTIKGLYAENRPTTNIKFVLSGCNNFKIENLNLTASDGGTIITVLDSKGGNITVTNCDVTGFGSLLVENDNTQTGTINTFTVDNCIFHDMASGKRFVDYQKKKSFIAEFTLKNSTFYNCCSGSDFIRFDRHSTKGNIINISNCTLYGIEATSKGLFYVRSNSVGNKDFTANITKCIFANMSNKVFFSQDTKTDNLTFNSNYYFEAPSLLSIPEGGAGKVVDATGVTLDPGFTDAANGNFKVSNQTIIDNEIGDPRWRK; encoded by the coding sequence ATGAAAAAATATATAATCACAGCATTTGCTTTTATCACACTGTTGACAGGCAGCGTTACATTCACTGCATGTGAAGATATAGATGACATAAAAGAATTAAATTTAGATCGTCTATTATCCCCGACTAATCTGACCGCAAGAGTTAGAGACAAAGTAAATATAGAATTAACATGGGATGAAATGGATAGAGCCCAATCCTATGTAATCGAAGTATTTAAAGAAGATCCTGATTTTACAGGAACTGCTATTTCTACGTTAGAATCTGAAAAAGCAACTTATACGGTTACAGGATTAGAAGGAGAAACATCATACTCCATCCGGGTAAAAAGTGTAGCAGAAGGAATTACTGATTCCAAATGGGTTAGCGCTACCCGTTCAACAGATGCAGAACAAATTCTTCTGGAAGTTGCAGAAGAAGATCTGACAGCATCAGAAGTAACACTTCGCTGGCCCGCCGGACAAGTTGCTACGGAAATCATCATAACTCCAAATGATGTTGCAGCACACCGTGTGACTTCTGATGAAATTGCAGCCGGTGCCGCTACTATTAAAAACTTAAAGTCTGAAACTACTTATACTGCAACTTTAAAGAATGGTGATAAAACTCGTGGTACGATGGTATTCACAACTCTCATAAACTTGGATGGAGCATTACCTGCTTATCCGGGTGACAATCTTGCAACAATCATAGCAACAGCCGAGGCTAATGCTACTATTGTCCTATTACCTAAAGACGACAATAATAGCTTCATATATACAGATGAAAGTGGAACTGCAAAAACATTGGAAATAGAATTAACCAAAGATGTTACTATAAAAGGTTTATATGCAGAAAACCGTCCAACTACTAATATCAAGTTTGTATTAAGTGGATGTAACAATTTCAAAATAGAGAACCTTAATTTAACTGCTAGTGACGGAGGTACAATTATTACAGTACTTGATAGTAAAGGTGGAAATATAACTGTTACAAATTGTGATGTAACTGGATTTGGTTCGTTGTTAGTAGAGAATGATAATACACAAACTGGTACTATCAATACATTTACTGTAGATAACTGTATTTTCCATGATATGGCAAGTGGCAAAAGATTTGTAGACTATCAAAAGAAGAAATCCTTTATAGCAGAGTTTACATTGAAAAATTCCACATTCTATAATTGTTGCTCTGGTTCTGATTTTATTCGTTTTGACAGACATTCAACGAAAGGCAATATCATAAATATATCGAATTGCACTCTGTATGGAATTGAAGCAACAAGTAAAGGTCTCTTCTATGTCCGTTCCAACTCAGTTGGTAATAAAGATTTTACTGCAAATATCACAAAATGCATTTTTGCTAACATGAGTAATAAAGTATTCTTTAGTCAAGATACTAAAACTGATAATCTGACATTTAACTCGAACTATTATTTCGAGGCACCTTCCTTACTATCAATACCTGAAGGTGGAGCCGGTAAAGTGGTAGACGCAACTGGAGTCACTCTTGATCCAGGCTTTACAGATGCAGCAAACGGTAATTTCAAAGTATCTAACCAAACAATCATAGATAATGAAATTGGTGATCCACGCTGGAGAAAATAA
- a CDS encoding RagB/SusD family nutrient uptake outer membrane protein, translating into MKKLLYTVIAAMPFCGSSLLMTSCDDLFDTKSPSSMDDSNIFSIYDLAEGTIKNIYIYYGEQNYRARYLPWYGYNTDIEWYSSSEQVGDGKADLAVYKVSSNNSQMNLADGKEPWSNIYQGIEKANLAIQGLRTYADLTDKNMAHLYGEALTMRAMAYVDLINAWGDVPARFEPTTTETMYAARTDKDVIYKQLIKDLQEAENMVAWPNEMDATTTVERINKAFVKGLLARVCLQASGYSLRSDGNSSLSSDPELAKSVLYPIALQACKDVMAEEGKYVALKTNFEDIFIDNCRDIIKAGSESLWEIPYNNEPTARGRQVYTFGLRHETADVIVNYKQSGGQAGPTPFFFFDYSQKDKRRDVTCVPYKWNKGVQELNSIDKWYFGKLRYEWMNRYIESTDDGINKQYMRYADIVLMRAELENELNGPASAAPYLKQIRQRAFDQADWNTEVDQYVAAVQGNKDAMFDAIVQERALEFCGEFVRKADLIRWNLLKTKLDEAKAKMYRLRDLQGEYAELSGHLYYKMEDYTWTRNGASNTIEDGSLVTYGLNRDEQNINPAGYTEYTNSSGETKTWISSSQLKDEKIEAIYAQDPVKYMYWPIFQVNLNANPELKNYSWYN; encoded by the coding sequence ATGAAAAAATTATTATATACAGTAATAGCAGCAATGCCATTCTGCGGAAGTTCTTTACTTATGACTTCTTGTGATGACTTGTTTGATACAAAGTCTCCTTCATCTATGGACGACTCCAATATATTTTCAATCTATGATTTAGCAGAAGGAACAATTAAAAACATATATATATATTATGGCGAACAGAACTATCGTGCTCGTTATTTGCCTTGGTATGGTTATAATACTGACATAGAATGGTATAGTAGTTCTGAACAGGTAGGTGACGGAAAAGCAGATTTAGCGGTTTATAAGGTTTCTTCGAATAATAGTCAGATGAATCTCGCTGATGGTAAAGAACCATGGTCTAATATTTATCAAGGCATTGAAAAGGCTAACCTTGCCATCCAAGGACTTAGAACATACGCAGATTTGACAGATAAAAATATGGCACACCTTTATGGTGAGGCTCTTACCATGCGTGCTATGGCATATGTTGATCTGATTAACGCTTGGGGAGATGTTCCCGCTCGCTTTGAACCAACAACCACAGAAACAATGTATGCTGCAAGAACTGACAAAGACGTTATCTACAAACAACTGATAAAAGATTTACAGGAAGCAGAAAATATGGTAGCATGGCCCAACGAAATGGATGCAACTACTACTGTAGAACGAATCAACAAAGCTTTTGTAAAAGGATTATTAGCACGAGTTTGCCTTCAGGCATCCGGTTATTCTTTGAGATCCGATGGTAACAGTTCATTAAGCAGTGATCCAGAACTAGCAAAATCTGTATTATACCCTATCGCCCTGCAGGCATGTAAAGACGTAATGGCAGAAGAAGGAAAATATGTGGCTTTAAAAACAAATTTCGAAGATATTTTTATTGATAACTGTCGTGATATTATTAAAGCAGGTAGTGAATCATTATGGGAAATACCATACAACAATGAACCGACTGCACGTGGACGCCAAGTATATACTTTCGGTTTAAGACATGAGACCGCTGATGTCATAGTAAACTACAAACAATCCGGTGGACAGGCAGGTCCTACTCCTTTCTTTTTCTTTGATTATTCCCAAAAGGATAAACGACGTGATGTAACATGTGTTCCTTACAAATGGAACAAAGGAGTCCAAGAACTCAATTCAATAGATAAATGGTATTTCGGAAAACTCCGTTATGAATGGATGAACCGCTATATTGAAAGCACCGACGATGGTATCAATAAACAATATATGCGTTATGCTGATATCGTATTGATGAGAGCAGAATTAGAAAACGAATTAAATGGTCCGGCCTCAGCAGCTCCATATTTGAAACAGATTCGCCAACGTGCGTTTGATCAAGCCGATTGGAATACAGAAGTAGACCAATATGTCGCAGCTGTTCAAGGTAATAAAGATGCAATGTTTGATGCAATCGTTCAAGAACGCGCTTTGGAATTTTGCGGTGAATTTGTTCGCAAAGCTGACTTGATCCGTTGGAATCTATTAAAAACCAAACTTGATGAGGCTAAAGCTAAAATGTATCGTTTACGTGATTTGCAAGGAGAATATGCTGAATTAAGCGGGCATTTATATTATAAAATGGAAGATTACACATGGACGCGCAACGGAGCATCAAATACAATCGAAGATGGCAGTCTCGTAACATACGGTCTGAACCGCGATGAGCAAAATATCAATCCGGCAGGTTACACAGAATACACCAACAGTTCGGGTGAAACGAAAACATGGATATCTTCCAGCCAACTAAAAGACGAGAAGATAGAAGCTATTTATGCACAAGACCCGGTTAAATATATGTATTGGCCTATCTTCCAGGTTAATCTTAATGCCAATCCGGAATTGAAAAATTATTCCTGGTATAATTAA
- a CDS encoding SusC/RagA family TonB-linked outer membrane protein, producing MPKGMKNMRTLLLMIFAALSLSVSAQTITLNGNVKDTTGEPIIGASIVEKGNTTNGTITDLDGNFSLKVPANATVVISYIGMKTQEIAIKGKSKIDVTLSDDAKALDEVVVIGYGTAKRKDITGSVATVNAEALTVVPVASATEALTGKMAGVQITTTEGSPDAEMKIRVRGGGSITGDNTPLFIVDGFPVESISDIPASDIEDMTVLKDASSTAIYGSRGANGVILVTTKSGKEGKISVNYNAYYSWKKMAKQLNTLSSGDYAKWQYELAMLNSGKHDTINPDDYTKVFGNYQDIDLYENIEGNNWQDQVFGRTGHTFNHNLSINGGSDKTKFAFSYAHMDDKAIMQDSDFKRDNLSLKVNHKPNKRVALDFSVRYSNTTINGAGANESKSEVSSADSRMKDVMIYTPFNFKDLSDGYDPDLQLTNPLVSVADNARQQSRQTFNYNGSFTWEFIDNLKFKTEFGLDHYYNKDKRFYGVTTYNSRINGNNQPIAVFTSKERKTFRNTNTLNYDFKKILKNKDHSLSLLVGQELIKVKSNTDTDEVRFYPKLFTADQAFNLSSQGTAFSTDKFYNADDILLSYFARANYDFQGKYLASATFRADGSSKFSKDNRWGFFPSAALAWRMSSENFMESTKSWLDDLKLRISYGTAGNNNIPSDQTSTIWSAGSGASIGWMNNMSSYWTTGAQMANPDLKWETTHTRNAGLDFTLLNGKLSGTVEYYWNTTKDLLINFPVSGVGYSFQYRNLGETENKGWEVTLNWNAINKKNYALSFNANVGFNKNKVKSLGSLMDYSADSGWASTDIQSDFKVQPGHSVGEIYGFVSDGRYEVSDFEGFIDGKWVLKAGVADASDIIGEKYLRPGAMKLKNVDGSEDNKVTKDDQKVIGDTNPFCSGGFSVNARVYGFDLTANFTYSIGNDIYNANKIEYTSSSKYKYRNMIDVMAEEKRWTNLNADGTICNDPTQLAAMNANTSMWSPWTQKYVLTDWAVEDGSFLRLATLSIGYTLPQTLTRKVGIQNLRFYATGYNLFCITNYSGFDPEVSTRTKSALTPGVDYSAYPRSRQYVIGLNLTF from the coding sequence CAGACTATTACCTTAAATGGTAATGTGAAAGACACAACCGGAGAACCGATTATCGGTGCTTCCATTGTAGAAAAAGGGAATACTACCAATGGTACAATCACTGACCTGGATGGAAATTTCTCTCTAAAAGTTCCTGCCAACGCCACTGTAGTTATTTCATATATTGGTATGAAAACGCAGGAAATCGCAATCAAAGGAAAAAGCAAGATTGATGTTACACTATCAGATGATGCAAAAGCGTTGGATGAAGTTGTAGTTATCGGTTATGGTACTGCCAAGCGTAAAGACATTACAGGATCAGTAGCCACAGTTAATGCTGAAGCATTGACAGTAGTACCTGTTGCATCCGCAACGGAAGCACTAACAGGTAAGATGGCAGGTGTACAAATTACCACAACAGAAGGTTCGCCTGATGCAGAAATGAAGATTCGTGTACGCGGTGGCGGTTCTATTACGGGAGATAACACTCCTTTATTTATTGTAGACGGCTTCCCCGTAGAATCTATTTCTGATATTCCCGCTTCAGATATTGAAGATATGACAGTTCTGAAAGATGCATCTTCTACTGCTATCTATGGTTCTCGTGGTGCTAATGGAGTCATCCTTGTTACAACCAAAAGTGGTAAGGAAGGTAAGATTTCTGTGAATTATAACGCTTACTACTCTTGGAAAAAGATGGCCAAACAGTTAAACACGCTTTCATCCGGAGACTATGCAAAATGGCAATATGAATTGGCTATGTTGAATAGTGGTAAACATGATACGATCAATCCAGATGATTATACCAAAGTTTTTGGTAACTATCAGGATATAGATCTTTATGAAAATATTGAAGGTAACAATTGGCAAGATCAGGTATTTGGGCGTACCGGACATACTTTCAATCACAATTTAAGCATCAATGGAGGAAGTGACAAAACAAAGTTCGCTTTCAGCTATGCGCATATGGATGATAAAGCAATCATGCAAGATTCTGATTTTAAGCGTGATAACTTAAGTTTAAAAGTAAATCACAAGCCCAATAAACGTGTTGCTTTAGACTTCTCTGTACGTTACTCCAATACAACAATCAATGGTGCAGGTGCTAACGAGTCCAAAAGCGAAGTTTCCAGTGCAGACTCTCGTATGAAAGACGTTATGATTTATACCCCGTTCAATTTCAAAGATTTGAGCGATGGGTATGATCCTGATCTCCAATTAACAAATCCATTAGTTTCCGTTGCAGACAATGCACGTCAGCAGTCACGTCAAACCTTTAATTATAACGGTAGTTTTACTTGGGAGTTTATTGACAACTTAAAATTCAAGACTGAATTTGGTTTAGATCATTACTATAATAAAGACAAACGTTTTTATGGAGTTACAACTTACAACTCCCGCATCAATGGAAACAATCAGCCTATTGCCGTATTCACTTCCAAAGAAAGAAAAACCTTCCGTAATACTAATACTTTAAATTACGATTTCAAGAAGATACTAAAGAACAAAGATCATAGTTTAAGTCTTTTGGTTGGTCAGGAATTGATTAAGGTGAAAAGTAATACGGATACAGATGAAGTTCGTTTTTATCCAAAACTATTTACGGCAGACCAAGCTTTCAACTTATCAAGTCAAGGCACAGCTTTCTCAACTGACAAATTCTATAATGCTGACGATATCCTGCTATCCTATTTTGCACGTGCAAACTATGATTTCCAAGGTAAATATCTTGCGAGTGCAACATTCCGTGCCGATGGCTCTTCTAAATTTTCAAAAGACAACCGTTGGGGATTCTTCCCTTCCGCAGCTCTTGCATGGCGTATGTCATCTGAAAACTTCATGGAAAGTACTAAATCATGGTTAGATGATTTAAAACTTCGTATTAGTTATGGTACAGCTGGTAATAACAACATTCCAAGTGACCAAACAAGTACTATTTGGTCTGCTGGTTCCGGTGCTTCAATAGGCTGGATGAATAATATGTCAAGTTATTGGACTACTGGTGCACAAATGGCCAATCCTGATTTGAAATGGGAAACAACCCATACTCGCAATGCCGGTTTAGATTTTACTCTTTTAAACGGAAAGTTAAGTGGTACAGTTGAATATTATTGGAATACTACAAAAGATTTGCTAATCAACTTCCCCGTTTCCGGTGTTGGATATAGCTTCCAATACAGAAATTTAGGTGAAACAGAAAACAAAGGTTGGGAAGTAACCTTAAATTGGAATGCCATCAATAAAAAGAATTATGCTTTGAGTTTTAATGCAAACGTAGGATTCAATAAGAATAAAGTTAAATCCTTAGGTAGCTTAATGGACTATTCTGCTGATTCAGGTTGGGCATCAACAGATATTCAATCAGACTTCAAAGTACAACCAGGACATTCTGTCGGAGAAATTTACGGTTTTGTAAGTGACGGACGTTATGAAGTCAGTGACTTCGAAGGTTTCATTGATGGTAAATGGGTATTGAAAGCTGGCGTAGCAGATGCTTCTGACATCATCGGTGAGAAATATCTCCGTCCAGGTGCTATGAAACTAAAAAACGTAGATGGAAGTGAAGATAATAAAGTGACTAAAGACGACCAAAAAGTAATTGGTGATACTAATCCATTCTGTAGTGGTGGGTTCTCTGTTAATGCCCGTGTTTACGGATTCGATCTGACTGCAAACTTTACCTATAGTATTGGTAATGATATCTATAATGCAAACAAAATTGAATATACATCTTCAAGCAAATATAAATACCGTAACATGATTGATGTCATGGCAGAAGAGAAACGTTGGACTAACCTAAATGCCGACGGAACTATCTGTAATGATCCTACACAATTGGCGGCAATGAATGCAAATACCTCAATGTGGTCTCCATGGACACAGAAATATGTGTTGACAGACTGGGCTGTAGAAGATGGATCATTCCTTCGCCTAGCTACTCTTTCCATTGGCTACACACTGCCACAAACTCTGACCAGAAAAGTTGGAATACAGAATCTCCGTTTTTATGCAACCGGCTATAACTTATTCTGCATTACCAACTACAGCGGTTTCGATCCTGAAGTATCTACACGTACTAAAAGCGCATTGACCCCAGGTGTTGATTATTCAGCATATCCAAGGAGCCGTCAATATGTAATTGGTTTAAACTTAACATTCTAA